ATAAATTCATCCCGATGCTGCCGGATATGTACGTCACGCCGATCATCGACAACTGGGCGCCGCTGACACGCCTGATTCACCCGGTACTGCAGAACATCATCTACGGCAAGGTGAAGCCCGAAGATGGGATGAAGCAGATCGCACCCGAGGCGAACAAGCTGATCTCCGGCAAGTAGCTCCGTCGGTCTCGCTCGCGAAATACTCGGCCGGCGGCGGATTTCCGCCGCCGGCCACTATCTATCTGCACGTGGCACCTTGCCGCCATTGAGGCGTCCGCTTATGGTCAATTTCGTCCGCAAACACGGCTGGTCTTATCTATTTGTGTTGCCCAGCATGCTCACCTTCTCCGTGTTCGTGCTGTTTCCGACCTTGTGGGCCTTTGTCATCTCGTTTCAGAAGTACAGTCTCGTGCGCGGCGGCGCCTGGATGGATCCGATCTACCAGAACTACGTCGACGCCTTCACGCGGCTCAATGGCGTGTTTGTATCCGCCATCCAGAACACGCTCATCTACAGTGCGTTCACGGTGACCAGCAGTATCGTCATCGGCCTGGTGCTGGCGAGCCTGATCCAGCCGCTGAGCCATCGTATGCGCACGTTTTTCCGCGCCGCGTATTACCTGCCGGCGGTGACCAGTTCGCTGATCGTCGGCATGACGTGGGCGTACATCTATAACGCCCAGTGGGGCTTCGCCAATTACCTGCTGCGCCTCGTCGGCATCGCGCCGGTGCGCTGGCTGTCCAACCCGGATATCGCGCTCGGCAGCATCACGCTCTCGGCGGTCCTAACTGTGCCAGCCACGGCGATCGTGCTGTACAGCGCCGCCATGGGCAGCATCCCCACCGAGTACTATGAGGCGGCCGAGTTGGATGGCGCCGGTCCGATCCGCAAGTGGTGGAACATCACCGTGCCGCTCATCAAGT
This genomic stretch from Chloroflexota bacterium harbors:
- a CDS encoding sugar ABC transporter permease, with amino-acid sequence MVNFVRKHGWSYLFVLPSMLTFSVFVLFPTLWAFVISFQKYSLVRGGAWMDPIYQNYVDAFTRLNGVFVSAIQNTLIYSAFTVTSSIVIGLVLASLIQPLSHRMRTFFRAAYYLPAVTSSLIVGMTWAYIYNAQWGFANYLLRLVGIAPVRWLSNPDIALGSITLSAVLTVPATAIVLYSAAMGSIPTEYYEAAELDGAGPIRKWWNITVPLIKSTTLYLVVLYTIASFEVFERIYVMVPSGVGNSTQTIVTQIYNNGFKDLNFGVASAQAFVLFVMIGVLAVFQFRALRSDVEY